The following are encoded together in the Desulfuromonas thiophila genome:
- the rfbC gene encoding dTDP-4-dehydrorhamnose 3,5-epimerase: MQKIATPIADLLLFEPRLFGDARGFFMESFNQRQFDGAVGRPVRFVQDNHSRSVRGVLRGLHYQLPPAAQGKLVRCVVGEVFDVAVDLRRSSASFGRWYGVRLSAENKRQLWLPEGFAHGFVVLSEVAEFLYKTTDYYAPEAERAIRWDDPQLAIDWPLAGMEPLLSAKDAAAPALAVTQGF; encoded by the coding sequence ATGCAGAAAATCGCCACGCCCATCGCCGATCTGCTGTTGTTCGAACCGCGCCTGTTCGGTGACGCGCGCGGCTTTTTCATGGAAAGCTTCAATCAGCGCCAGTTCGATGGCGCTGTTGGTCGACCGGTTCGCTTTGTGCAGGACAACCATTCGCGCTCGGTGCGCGGCGTGCTGCGCGGGCTGCACTACCAGCTGCCGCCAGCCGCCCAGGGCAAGCTGGTGCGCTGCGTGGTCGGTGAGGTCTTCGATGTCGCCGTCGATCTGCGGCGTTCTTCCGCCAGCTTCGGTCGCTGGTACGGCGTGCGGCTGTCGGCTGAAAATAAACGCCAGCTGTGGCTGCCGGAAGGATTCGCCCATGGCTTTGTTGTTCTCAGCGAAGTGGCCGAGTTTCTCTATAAGACCACGGACTATTATGCGCCGGAAGCCGAACGCGCCATTCGCTGGGATGATCCGCAGCTGGCCATCGACTGGCCGCTGGCCGGCATGGAACCGCTGCTGTCGGCCAAGGACGCCGCCGCGCCGGCCTTGGCCGTGACGCAAGGGTTTTAA